From Virgibacillus natechei, the proteins below share one genomic window:
- a CDS encoding YeiH family protein produces MEKAREKNEVSFLVRILPGVLLCFVVMLIGIYGAELIGNLMIWMGLLSEGSQTPVSGIFVAIIIGIIIRNSVSLSDVFTKGISFSVKYMLRAGIILLGLRLSLMEALKLGAFGIPLIVACISAGLFLTLYLTNKMKQSARLGTLIACGTGICGVTAIMATAPVIKAKENEISYAVANITIFGLTGMMLYPFLANFLFADDPIKAGLFLGTAIHDTAQVTGAALIYDQFFQTQAVVEIATVTKLTRNLFIIAIIPFVSYLFFKNTGRKGMENADGEVTLPKWYKFIPLFVIGFLLLSVVRTIGDATLENENLAFGLFGGDTWERIYSNLSSFGTTYLLGMAMAGVGLTTNFKMFKGIGIKPFYIGFTAAVAVGIVSVVLISLFGGFVRV; encoded by the coding sequence TTGGAGAAAGCAAGGGAAAAAAATGAAGTCTCTTTTTTGGTAAGAATACTGCCCGGCGTGCTTCTCTGTTTTGTTGTGATGTTGATTGGAATTTATGGCGCTGAGCTGATTGGAAATTTGATGATTTGGATGGGACTGCTGTCGGAAGGAAGTCAGACACCAGTTTCCGGAATCTTTGTCGCTATTATTATTGGAATTATTATTCGTAATTCAGTCAGTTTGTCGGATGTTTTTACGAAAGGGATTTCTTTTTCCGTAAAATATATGCTGCGGGCTGGGATCATCCTGCTGGGGCTTAGGTTGAGTTTAATGGAAGCATTGAAGCTTGGGGCATTTGGGATTCCTCTTATCGTTGCATGTATTTCGGCGGGACTGTTTCTAACATTGTATTTGACGAATAAAATGAAACAGTCTGCCCGTCTGGGAACGTTAATTGCATGTGGAACTGGCATTTGCGGGGTAACTGCGATTATGGCCACCGCTCCTGTTATCAAAGCAAAGGAAAACGAAATTTCCTATGCCGTTGCTAACATCACGATATTCGGGTTAACGGGAATGATGCTGTATCCTTTTTTGGCCAATTTCTTATTTGCGGATGACCCGATTAAAGCAGGTTTATTCTTAGGAACAGCCATTCATGATACTGCACAGGTAACGGGGGCTGCATTAATCTATGATCAGTTTTTCCAGACGCAGGCGGTAGTTGAGATAGCCACGGTTACAAAATTAACCAGAAATTTATTTATCATCGCTATTATCCCATTCGTGTCCTATTTGTTTTTTAAAAATACAGGAAGGAAGGGTATGGAGAATGCTGATGGGGAGGTTACATTGCCGAAATGGTATAAGTTTATCCCTTTATTTGTTATCGGTTTTTTGCTTCTTTCCGTTGTACGGACCATCGGTGATGCAACGTTGGAAAATGAGAATCTAGCTTTTGGATTGTTCGGGGGAGATACTTGGGAGCGTATCTATTCCAATCTCAGCTCATTTGGAACTACCTACCTCCTTGGCATGGCCATGGCAGGCGTCGGATTGACCACGAACTTTAAGATGTTTAAAGGTATCGGAATCAAACCATTTTATATTGGATTTACAGCGGCAGTAGCAGTAGGTATTGTGAGTGTTGTGCTGATTTCTTTATTTGGTGGGTTTGTAAGAGTTTGA
- a CDS encoding nucleotide sugar dehydrogenase, with product MSLFTKLQSKEEKIAVIGLGYVGLPLAVEFAKKYKVVGYDVNRDKLDKYLSGVDITDEVGDETVRNTTMEFSSDENDLQASKFHVVAVPTPINTDKTPNLNPVIGASETVGRNLTKGSIVVYESTVYPGTTEEICIPILEKESGLTFGTDFKVGYSPERINPGDKVNTLTRITKIVSGSDEESLEEIAAVYDSIIEVGVHKAESIKVAEAAKVIENSQRDINIAFMNELSMVFNKMDISTNAVLEAAGTKWNFLKFTPGLVGGHCIGVDPYYFTYKAEQLGYHSQIILSGRKINDDMGKYIASNVIKKMIKAKQGIDGARVGVLGMTFKENVGDVRNTRVIDIINELQEYGVEIVVHDPLADPDAVYDEFNIRLADQEELNELDCVVLAVPHDEYKEMYDLDVLDSMYKDDRKVLIDVKTVFDKRTSESRGYHYWSL from the coding sequence ATGAGTTTGTTTACAAAATTACAATCAAAAGAAGAAAAAATAGCTGTAATCGGTTTAGGATATGTTGGTCTGCCATTGGCTGTTGAATTCGCCAAAAAGTATAAAGTGGTCGGCTATGACGTGAATAGGGATAAATTGGATAAATATTTAAGCGGTGTCGATATAACCGATGAAGTTGGGGATGAGACCGTACGCAATACGACCATGGAATTTTCAAGTGATGAAAATGACTTACAAGCGAGTAAATTTCATGTGGTGGCAGTTCCGACACCTATTAATACAGATAAAACACCAAATTTAAACCCGGTTATTGGTGCCAGCGAAACAGTTGGACGGAATTTAACCAAGGGCTCTATCGTTGTATACGAGTCGACGGTTTATCCGGGAACCACAGAAGAAATTTGTATCCCAATACTTGAAAAGGAATCCGGCTTGACTTTTGGAACGGATTTTAAAGTTGGCTATTCCCCAGAACGAATCAATCCAGGTGATAAAGTGAACACCTTAACCCGTATCACGAAGATTGTTTCCGGATCAGATGAAGAATCGCTTGAAGAAATCGCAGCGGTGTATGATTCGATTATCGAAGTTGGGGTCCATAAGGCGGAATCCATCAAAGTAGCAGAAGCGGCAAAAGTCATCGAGAATTCACAACGGGATATTAATATTGCGTTTATGAACGAGCTTTCGATGGTATTTAATAAAATGGATATTAGTACCAACGCTGTGTTGGAAGCTGCTGGGACGAAATGGAACTTCTTGAAATTCACCCCTGGGCTGGTAGGCGGACACTGCATTGGTGTGGATCCATATTACTTTACGTATAAAGCGGAACAGCTTGGATATCACTCCCAAATCATTCTCTCAGGACGAAAAATTAATGACGATATGGGTAAGTATATTGCCAGTAATGTTATTAAAAAAATGATTAAGGCAAAACAAGGAATCGACGGGGCTAGAGTTGGTGTCTTAGGCATGACTTTCAAGGAAAATGTTGGGGATGTACGTAATACGAGGGTTATCGATATTATTAACGAATTGCAAGAATACGGTGTTGAAATTGTCGTACATGATCCGCTAGCAGATCCGGACGCAGTTTATGATGAATTTAATATTCGTCTGGCTGACCAGGAGGAATTAAATGAACTGGACTGTGTCGTGTTAGCAGTTCCACACGATGAATATAAGGAAATGTACGATTTAGATGTACTGGATAGCATGTATAAGGATGATCGAAAAGTTCTTATTGATGTGAAAACTGTTTTTGATAAAAGAACATCTGAATCGAGAGGTTATCATTATTGGAGTTTGTAG
- a CDS encoding glycosyltransferase family 2 protein, whose amino-acid sequence MENKQNPLISIITPAYNAEKFISQTIESALRQTYSNWEMILVDDRSMDRTVEYIKGYQEQDDRIKLIKLEENSGSAIARNTAMEAAKGRYFAFLDSDDLWTADKLEKQLRFMQEKDIAFSFTKYVIVQEDGTETKAVTDTPQYVDYDDLMKYCIIGCLTVMLDTDKIGKVEMVNIRTRQDYVLWLTLTKRGFLAYGLPEVLAKYRLVENSISSNKLKAARQNWNVYRHIEKQSLWKSIWYFSNYAFKSVKNIIIRKIK is encoded by the coding sequence TTGGAAAATAAACAAAACCCTTTAATTTCAATCATCACCCCTGCTTATAACGCAGAGAAATTCATAAGCCAAACGATTGAATCTGCTCTGAGGCAAACCTATTCCAATTGGGAGATGATCCTCGTTGATGATCGTTCCATGGATAGAACAGTGGAATATATTAAAGGCTATCAAGAACAAGACGATAGAATAAAATTGATAAAGCTTGAAGAAAACAGCGGATCAGCTATTGCGCGTAATACAGCAATGGAGGCAGCGAAGGGACGCTATTTCGCTTTTTTGGACAGTGACGATCTGTGGACGGCGGATAAATTGGAGAAACAGCTGCGATTTATGCAGGAAAAAGACATTGCCTTTTCATTTACGAAATATGTCATCGTCCAGGAAGACGGCACGGAAACGAAGGCCGTCACCGATACACCACAATATGTCGATTATGATGACCTAATGAAGTATTGTATTATTGGCTGTTTGACAGTAATGTTGGATACAGATAAAATCGGCAAGGTGGAAATGGTCAATATCCGAACAAGACAGGATTATGTACTCTGGCTGACCCTTACAAAGAGAGGGTTTCTAGCTTACGGGTTACCAGAAGTACTGGCAAAATACAGATTGGTTGAGAACTCCATTTCCAGTAATAAACTCAAAGCAGCAAGACAAAATTGGAACGTATACCGACATATAGAAAAACAAAGTTTATGGAAAAGTATTTGGTACTTTTCCAACTACGCATTTAAATCAGTTAAAAATATAATCATTCGAAAAATAAAGTAA
- a CDS encoding glycosyltransferase: MTAPKRVVHLTTVHHPYDPRIYHKECLSLYNAGLDVTLIAQVDTETAQDKPIKHIPVKTYTSRFKRMIFGTIEAYKKAKTLDADVYHFHDPELLPAAWLLKRKNNVVIYDIHEDYVTSIMQKEYMSTPVKKVIASTYKYMEKFFSREMELCLAEKYYKDIYPRGKCILNYPTINENFINHNRNDAPLEDKLLYTGNVSHVRGALIHAKIPLIDESVSVHFVGKCPSDLADEMYAVAGNKKDNLEIEGIDRFIEKEDMEARYLSRNWLAGIALFPPTEHYMKKELTKFFEYMNAGLPIICSNFPVWKEFVETYECGIAVDPYDESEIKQAIEYLRNNQDVAKRMGENGRKAVMKYLNWHTEENKLITWYDQLTNQSMQKDRAE; the protein is encoded by the coding sequence ATGACTGCTCCTAAACGAGTGGTACATCTGACAACCGTACATCACCCGTATGACCCACGGATTTATCATAAAGAATGCCTGTCCCTATACAATGCGGGCCTTGACGTAACGCTGATCGCACAAGTTGACACGGAAACTGCACAAGATAAACCAATAAAACATATACCTGTCAAAACATATACAAGTAGATTTAAACGCATGATTTTCGGGACGATTGAGGCATATAAAAAGGCGAAGACCCTAGATGCTGATGTCTATCATTTTCATGATCCGGAGTTACTGCCGGCCGCATGGTTGTTAAAAAGGAAAAACAATGTCGTTATTTATGATATCCATGAAGATTATGTTACAAGCATTATGCAAAAAGAATATATGTCTACCCCCGTTAAAAAAGTAATAGCATCAACGTACAAGTATATGGAGAAGTTTTTTTCCAGGGAAATGGAACTTTGCCTAGCAGAAAAGTATTATAAAGATATCTATCCAAGGGGAAAATGTATATTAAACTACCCGACGATTAATGAAAATTTTATAAATCACAATCGTAATGACGCGCCATTAGAAGATAAATTGTTGTATACTGGTAACGTATCCCACGTTAGGGGTGCGCTTATTCATGCGAAAATTCCGCTTATTGACGAATCGGTTTCCGTCCATTTTGTCGGAAAATGTCCAAGTGACTTAGCAGATGAAATGTATGCAGTTGCCGGGAATAAAAAGGACAATCTGGAGATAGAAGGAATCGACCGTTTTATTGAAAAAGAAGACATGGAAGCAAGATATCTCAGCCGTAATTGGCTGGCCGGGATAGCTCTATTCCCACCAACGGAGCATTACATGAAAAAGGAACTGACGAAGTTTTTTGAGTATATGAATGCAGGACTTCCTATTATATGTTCTAATTTTCCTGTATGGAAAGAATTTGTGGAAACATATGAATGTGGGATCGCTGTTGATCCGTATGACGAATCCGAAATTAAACAAGCTATTGAATACTTGAGAAATAACCAAGACGTGGCAAAGCGTATGGGCGAAAATGGAAGGAAAGCTGTTATGAAATACTTGAATTGGCATACAGAAGAAAACAAGCTGATTACATGGTATGATCAATTGACAAATCAAAGCATGCAAAAGGATCGGGCTGAGTAA
- a CDS encoding glycosyltransferase: MEKKKVLFFIYQMGAGGAARTLLNIINNLDRTKFTPILVTLNYNGSYEEYIKSDVTFIKLDTKRLRSAIFPLAKVIREEKAAIVFSTIPNYNTIAILANLFSFTGAKNIVREAAYLGGSPSENMKLLAYGMLYKLSSKVIALSEGVKENIIKRYKIKPKKIKVIYNPVDLDSIKKNIEHEEVANEHQAIFKEEDAKIIITAGRLVKDKDHETLIRAFAKVNERITAKLVILGEGELEEDLKRTAYNQNVLDKVHFIGFQQNPYIYFKQADVFVLSSKREGFGHVLAEALATGVPVVSTNCKPGAQEVLNYGEFGRMCEVGNAEEMAAKINEILNLNEEQTAQIIDKGLGRANEFNAKKIVKQYEEAFNQTIDQIEK; this comes from the coding sequence ATGGAAAAGAAAAAAGTGCTATTTTTTATATATCAAATGGGTGCTGGCGGTGCAGCAAGGACCCTGCTTAATATTATTAATAATTTAGACCGAACAAAATTTACACCAATTTTGGTGACATTAAATTATAATGGCTCGTATGAAGAGTATATAAAATCAGATGTGACGTTTATTAAATTGGATACAAAACGCCTGAGATCAGCAATTTTTCCCTTAGCGAAGGTGATAAGAGAAGAAAAAGCAGCGATCGTATTTAGCACGATTCCAAATTATAATACGATTGCTATCTTGGCAAATTTATTTTCTTTTACTGGTGCAAAAAACATCGTTCGGGAGGCGGCTTATTTAGGTGGAAGCCCTTCAGAAAATATGAAATTGCTTGCCTATGGAATGCTGTATAAACTATCCAGCAAAGTTATTGCCTTATCAGAGGGCGTAAAAGAAAATATCATTAAACGCTATAAAATTAAACCAAAAAAAATCAAAGTCATCTATAATCCAGTTGATTTAGACAGTATCAAAAAGAATATAGAACACGAGGAAGTAGCGAATGAACATCAAGCTATTTTCAAAGAAGAAGATGCGAAAATTATAATCACAGCTGGAAGGCTCGTAAAAGACAAAGATCATGAAACATTAATCCGTGCATTTGCAAAAGTAAACGAGCGAATCACTGCTAAATTAGTAATCCTTGGCGAGGGTGAACTGGAAGAAGACTTAAAAAGGACAGCGTATAATCAAAACGTTCTGGACAAGGTTCATTTCATCGGCTTTCAGCAAAATCCTTATATTTATTTTAAGCAGGCAGATGTGTTTGTATTATCATCGAAGCGTGAAGGGTTCGGTCATGTATTAGCCGAAGCTTTAGCCACAGGGGTTCCTGTCGTTTCCACGAATTGCAAACCAGGGGCGCAGGAAGTGTTAAATTACGGAGAATTTGGCCGGATGTGTGAGGTTGGAAACGCAGAAGAAATGGCTGCGAAAATAAATGAAATTCTTAACTTAAATGAAGAACAAACAGCCCAGATCATTGATAAAGGTTTGGGTCGTGCAAACGAATTTAATGCGAAAAAGATCGTTAAACAGTACGAGGAAGCCTTTAATCAAACGATTGATCAAATAGAAAAATGA
- a CDS encoding aryl-sulfate sulfotransferase, whose product MKKRSFIYLAGSAAIIVLAFVVYVTMDSETTTAEFNPEPDPNATQFSYKDERRMFEQTKMEEEILANYNEGTYSFEDPFVKVDPYEVAPLTALVKFETEESMQISMTVEGKDSNGDMEKTFEEYQTAHEIPVLGLYADHENTVILEATNEGGETITTEVSMQTEGFPDDFLTTELVETAPEKMEEGLTFIIPSTRYVYAVDHNADVRWYSSLWNSHLFKRLDNGNVLYLTKEEGQDQYNEILEMDMLGKVFNSYLVDIGEYDATNVVHHDVIEFPNGNLLATTHDTDSDYVEDEMTEIDRETGETVRNFSFRDIFPASFYEEYDSVNAEDGDWFHQNTVAFDESDNTLLITSRHQDLNMKMSYPDGEIKWLLAAHEEWPEEFEQYLLEPVNDVKFPGAPHAIMLMPDQDGNDNTNDYLLFDNNMSIIRADEDVSGDYSRAIQYRINEEEKTVEEVWSYGEERGTSFYSNIVGDADYLYNTGNRLITSGHIEVEEDEDARISRIVEVTGEDNAEVVYEIVISGFEQGESRQAYRAERMSLYPEEDS is encoded by the coding sequence ATGAAAAAAAGAAGTTTTATTTATCTAGCAGGGTCCGCTGCAATTATTGTATTAGCTTTTGTTGTATATGTAACAATGGATAGCGAAACTACAACAGCTGAATTTAACCCAGAACCAGATCCGAATGCTACACAATTTTCATATAAAGATGAAAGAAGAATGTTTGAACAAACAAAAATGGAAGAGGAGATACTTGCGAATTACAACGAAGGAACTTATTCCTTCGAAGATCCTTTTGTAAAGGTTGATCCTTATGAAGTTGCGCCTCTAACAGCGTTGGTGAAGTTTGAAACAGAGGAATCCATGCAGATAAGCATGACCGTGGAAGGTAAAGACAGCAATGGTGATATGGAAAAAACATTTGAAGAATATCAAACTGCACATGAAATTCCAGTTTTAGGGCTATATGCAGATCATGAGAATACCGTCATCTTGGAAGCGACCAATGAAGGTGGGGAAACAATAACCACAGAAGTCTCTATGCAAACAGAGGGATTTCCGGACGATTTCTTAACGACGGAACTAGTTGAAACCGCCCCAGAAAAAATGGAAGAAGGATTAACATTCATCATTCCAAGTACACGTTATGTTTACGCCGTTGATCATAACGCAGATGTTCGGTGGTATTCATCATTATGGAACTCACACCTTTTTAAACGATTAGACAATGGAAATGTATTATATCTCACCAAAGAAGAAGGCCAGGATCAGTATAACGAAATATTGGAAATGGATATGTTGGGGAAAGTATTTAATTCCTATCTTGTTGACATAGGTGAATATGATGCGACAAATGTCGTGCATCATGATGTGATTGAATTTCCAAACGGTAATTTGCTTGCGACAACACATGATACAGACTCGGATTATGTTGAAGACGAAATGACAGAGATTGACCGCGAAACGGGTGAAACAGTTCGAAACTTTAGTTTTAGGGATATTTTTCCAGCATCATTTTACGAAGAATACGATAGCGTTAATGCTGAAGATGGCGATTGGTTTCATCAAAATACAGTGGCATTTGATGAGTCAGATAACACGTTGCTCATTACAAGTCGGCATCAGGATCTAAACATGAAAATGTCTTACCCTGATGGAGAGATCAAGTGGTTATTAGCGGCACACGAAGAATGGCCTGAGGAATTTGAGCAATATTTGCTGGAACCTGTGAATGATGTAAAATTCCCTGGGGCCCCGCACGCAATAATGCTCATGCCTGATCAGGATGGTAACGATAACACAAATGATTACCTGCTTTTTGATAATAACATGTCTATAATACGGGCTGATGAGGATGTTAGTGGGGACTACAGCCGAGCTATTCAATACCGGATCAATGAGGAAGAAAAAACGGTGGAGGAAGTCTGGTCCTATGGGGAAGAACGTGGGACATCCTTCTACTCTAATATCGTCGGTGATGCAGATTATCTTTATAATACAGGCAACCGTCTCATCACATCCGGACATATCGAGGTTGAAGAGGATGAGGATGCAAGAATAAGTAGAATCGTAGAAGTAACTGGTGAAGACAATGCTGAAGTGGTCTATGAAATAGTCATATCAGGCTTTGAACAAGGGGAAAGCAGGCAAGCCTATCGCGCGGAACGAATGTCTTTGTATCCAGAAGAAGATAGCTAG
- a CDS encoding UDP-glucose dehydrogenase family protein, producing MEIAVIGTGYVGLVTGGCLSELGNNVTCIDIDEDKVATLKQGISPIYEDGLTELLQKNIENGNLHFTTDYKTGLSDKSLVYIAVGTPQGEDGSADLTYINTACESIARDLANDVVIVTKSTVPVGTNEYIKDKIETNLEKNITVKIASNPEFLRQGSAVHDTFNADRIVIGSDDEEALQTLEKANADFNLPIVKTDLRSAEMIKYASNAFLATKISFINEMANLSEKIGANIDHVAKGMGMDARIGNAFLNAGIGYGGSCFPKDTRAIISIGKDAAYDMPILENVVESNDRQRGILVDKILERYETIKGKKVAVLGLAFKPNTDDMREAPSILVTEKLLVEGAIVNAYDPVASDNAKKILPEQINYTSSIEEAVEDADITIILTEWKEIKAFPLEHYKKHMTNAVIFDGRNCFELEGAAGSGVEYHSIGRPTVNG from the coding sequence ATGGAAATAGCCGTAATTGGAACAGGATATGTAGGGCTGGTGACTGGGGGTTGCCTGTCTGAATTAGGAAATAATGTGACATGTATTGATATCGATGAAGACAAAGTAGCTACATTGAAACAGGGTATCAGCCCCATTTACGAGGATGGTTTAACCGAACTTCTCCAAAAAAATATAGAAAACGGTAATTTGCATTTCACGACCGATTATAAAACCGGACTCTCTGATAAAAGCTTGGTTTATATTGCCGTTGGAACGCCTCAGGGAGAAGATGGATCTGCTGATTTAACCTATATTAACACCGCTTGTGAATCAATTGCCAGGGACCTTGCCAATGATGTTGTTATCGTTACAAAAAGCACCGTACCAGTTGGCACAAATGAATATATAAAAGATAAAATTGAAACGAATTTGGAAAAAAATATTACCGTAAAAATCGCCTCAAACCCAGAATTTTTACGTCAGGGTTCAGCAGTACACGATACATTTAACGCGGATCGAATCGTTATAGGTTCAGATGATGAAGAAGCATTACAGACACTGGAAAAAGCAAACGCGGATTTTAATCTCCCTATTGTAAAAACAGATCTAAGAAGTGCAGAAATGATTAAATATGCTTCAAATGCATTTCTCGCAACGAAGATCAGTTTTATTAACGAAATGGCAAACTTATCAGAAAAGATCGGAGCCAATATCGATCATGTTGCCAAAGGCATGGGAATGGATGCACGAATCGGCAATGCCTTCTTGAATGCAGGCATCGGATATGGCGGCTCCTGTTTCCCGAAAGATACAAGAGCCATCATCTCTATAGGTAAAGATGCAGCGTACGATATGCCAATACTGGAAAATGTCGTGGAATCCAATGACCGACAAAGAGGAATCTTAGTTGATAAAATCCTGGAACGCTATGAAACGATAAAAGGGAAAAAAGTTGCAGTATTAGGATTGGCTTTCAAACCAAACACCGATGACATGCGCGAAGCCCCATCTATCCTAGTCACAGAAAAGCTTCTGGTTGAAGGCGCCATTGTAAATGCCTATGACCCTGTCGCATCAGACAATGCGAAAAAGATTTTACCCGAGCAAATCAACTACACATCCAGTATAGAGGAAGCAGTTGAAGATGCAGATATCACTATTATTCTCACGGAATGGAAGGAAATTAAAGCATTTCCATTAGAGCATTATAAAAAACACATGACAAATGCCGTGATTTTTGACGGCAGGAACTGTTTTGAATTAGAAGGCGCGGCGGGAAGCGGTGTGGAGTATCATTCGATTGGACGGCCGACGGTTAATGGATAG
- the galU gene encoding UTP--glucose-1-phosphate uridylyltransferase GalU, whose protein sequence is MKVRKAIIPAAGLGTRFLPATKAQPKEMLPIVDKPTIQYIVEEAVASGIEDIIIISGRGKRAIEDHFDISYELEEKLAQKDKQEMLEMVQSISNLANIHYIRQKEPKGLGHAIACAHSFVGNEPFAVLLGDDIVEADEPCLKQLIGVYDEHQSSVIGVHDVPMEDVSKYGIIKPLTTKDYGPSIRAIDSLVEKPAKDKAPSNLAIMGRYVLSPAIFDILENQEPGKDNEIQLTDAIETLNEQEQVLAYNFTGERYDIGGKLGFVQATIDFALNREDLHDDIKAYMKKTLAKLEK, encoded by the coding sequence ATGAAGGTAAGAAAAGCAATCATTCCAGCTGCTGGATTAGGAACACGTTTTTTGCCTGCTACGAAAGCACAACCAAAGGAAATGCTTCCAATTGTAGATAAACCAACAATTCAATATATTGTCGAAGAAGCGGTTGCTTCTGGAATAGAAGATATAATTATTATTTCTGGACGAGGCAAGCGGGCAATCGAAGACCATTTCGATATATCCTATGAACTGGAAGAAAAACTTGCCCAAAAAGACAAACAGGAAATGCTGGAGATGGTGCAATCCATTTCTAACTTAGCGAACATACATTATATAAGGCAAAAGGAACCGAAAGGCCTTGGACACGCGATTGCATGTGCACATAGTTTTGTCGGAAATGAACCGTTTGCTGTGCTCCTTGGTGACGACATTGTGGAGGCGGACGAGCCATGCCTAAAACAATTAATTGGTGTTTATGATGAACATCAGTCATCTGTAATAGGGGTACATGACGTACCAATGGAAGATGTCTCGAAATACGGTATTATAAAACCACTAACGACGAAAGATTACGGCCCTTCCATTCGAGCAATTGACTCGCTAGTCGAAAAACCTGCAAAGGACAAAGCACCATCAAATTTAGCTATTATGGGAAGGTATGTACTTTCGCCAGCGATTTTTGATATTCTCGAAAATCAGGAACCTGGAAAAGACAATGAAATACAATTAACGGATGCCATTGAGACGTTAAATGAGCAGGAGCAGGTACTGGCATACAATTTCACAGGTGAACGTTATGATATTGGCGGTAAGCTAGGATTTGTCCAGGCCACTATTGATTTTGCGTTAAATCGTGAAGACCTGCATGACGATATCAAAGCCTACATGAAAAAAACGTTAGCAAAATTAGAGAAATAG